ATGCTCGCCCGCCGTAATCGCTTTCCTGAAAATCGTGTTGATATTTTAAATATTTTTGGTAATTTGGAAAACGGCAGCAATTCTGATGGGGATGTCACTAATGTCTCGGCACGTTCTTTAAAATATTTGTTGAATGGCCGCTATAAAAGTTATCGCGAAGTCGAGATTAAGGGCCGTCAAGCACAGCACAGCCGGCTGCATCGCAATAATCAGGTTAATCGTTTGATCGGGCGTTTTCTTTGGAACAAATAAATTGGAATTGATTAAAAGGGGCAATACAGGTGAGTGAGATCGATCATATTGAAGTGCGGGGCGGTAACGTCAATAATTTGAAAAATATTGACGTTGATATTCCGCTGAATAAATTTGTGGCCATTTCCGGGCCTTCGGGTTCAGGAAAAAGTTCATTAGCCATGGGCATTCTCTATTCGGAAGGTTCTAAGCGTTATCTTGATGCTTTGTCGACATATACCAAGAATCGTATTGGACAGGCCAAAAGTGCTCAGGTACGGTCTGTCAAACATATCCCTTCAGCTTTGGCCTTACGCCAACGGCCAAGCATTCCTTCGGATCGTTCAACAGTTGGTTCAATGAGCGAAATTTTTAATGTTGTTCGTTTGATTTTTTCTCGTCTAGGTTCGGTCGTCTGCCCCAACGGACATCGTTTGGAACCAAGTATGGCGATCGCTCAAGCAATGGCTATGTCGGGCGAGAAAATGGGACAGATAACATGCCCGGTCTGCGGTGCTGCTTTTATGGCAAAAAGTGCTGAGGATTTTTCGTTTAATTCGACCGGTGCTTGTCCCGAATGCCATGGCTTGGGGCGTATCCGCGAACTTGATCCGGAGAAAATTATTGACGATGAGAATAAGACGCTAGCTGAAGGCGCTGTAGCTTCTTGGCGTTTGCCAGGACGGAATTTTATGCCGACTGTGGTTGCTAATATCGGCGTTCGCACGGATGTCCCTTATAAAGATTTGACGGATAAAGAAAAAGATATCGTCCTGCATGGTGAGAAAAAACAATACAAAGTCGATTTCAGAAGCAGTACAGGCCGCGTGTTCCATACGGACAAAGCTCTCTATGAAAATGCCTATGATGCAGTCTATGATTCTGTTAAAAGTTCTAAAAGCGATCGGTCAGTAGCTCGATTAAACGCCTTCTTTCATTTTTCAACTTGTCCAGTTTGCCATGGCACACGCTTGAATCCGGACTTATTAACGCAATTAGTAGCTGGCCTGACGATTGTACAAGTTGGCAATCTGACTTTAAGCCAATTACCCGAATGGGAGCGCCAAACTAAAGCCCAACTGCCAGCGGATATGCAAAAGATGGCCGGGGCCTTGTTTGCCGATCTTGATAATAATCTGCAGCCTTTATTAGAGTTGGGCCTTAGCTATTTGACTTTATCTCGAAACGGCAACAGCCTGTCAACGGGTGAATTACAGCGGATTGAACTTGCCAGAACGCTCAGAACGGAAACAACTGGTGTTTTGTATGTCTTGGATGAGCCTTCAATTGGCCTGCATCCGGACAATATTCGCGGTCTGATTCATGTCATGCGTGCCTTGATTGCACAAGGCAATTCACTTGTCGTCGTGGACCACGAGAGCTCGATTATTGCGGCAGCAGATTGGGTGATTGAGATTGGCCCGGGATCTGGGGATGCTGGCGGCCGCGTGATTGCTGAAGGGACGCCTGAATCTTTGACACATAATCCAAAATCTTTGATTGGCCCCTTTATTTCAGGCAAGGCTCAGATTTTGCGGCCCAAACAAGCAGCATTGACAGATTTGTCGAAAAAATTGCACGAAACGCATTTAACCGTATCGAATTATTTTAATCTGCATAATGTTGCTATCGAATTTCCTGATAATCGTCTGACAGCCGTCACGGGTTTTTCCGGTGCTGGCAAGACTAGTTTGATTTTAGATAGCTTGGTCAATGCGATCCAAGATAAAAAACGCGGTCTCAAATTGCCAAAACAGGTGACTGAATTAAATACTGATCTGCATGAAGTGATCAGTGTGGATTCATCGCCAGTTGGTAAAAATGGCCGTTCGACCTTGGCCACATATACAAGTATCATGGACAATTTGCGGCATATTTTCGCGTCATTACCAGCCGCAAAGGCCAAACATTTCGGTATTTCTTACTTTTCATACAACAGCAAAGAAGGCGCTTGCCCACACTGTGGCGGAACTGGCACAATGACTCTAGACATTCAATATTTACCAGATATTGAAGAGGTCTGTCCCTATTGTCATGGCACACGTTTCATTGATGATGTTCAAAAAATACTCTGGCACGGTTATTCAATTGTTGATTTATTGAATCTGTCTGTCGAAGCTGCTTTACCGGTTTTTAAATCGGAGACGACTATTGAGCGGCAGCTTCAGCTTTTAGCAGAGGTTGGTCTGGGTTACCTGCATCTTGGTGAAAGTACCCCGAGCTTGTCAGGTGGTGAGGCCCAGCGGCTAAAACTAGCCAAACATTTAACGCGCGGCCAAAAAGGGACACTGTTTGTCTTTGACGAGCCATCCATCGGCCTTCATCCTAGGGACGTTCAGATCCTGCTAGGTGTCTTAGACAAGCTGAAAGAAAATGGTGCAACGATTATCGTGATCACACACGATATGACTATTATGATTAATTCTGATTATTTAATTGATCTGGGGCCAAAGGGCGGCAGTGACGGTGGCAAAGTGATGGCATTTGGACAGCCCTTGCAATTAATTCAGCATCCTACCAGCATCACTTTGACCTATTTACAGAAGTACTGGGATCATTTTCAGGCACAGACAAGCGTATAAAAGAAAAGAAGAGGAATTTTAAAAATGATTATTGTTTATTTTTCACAGTCCGGCACGACGGCTCAAGCAGCTAACGAGTTGCACAAGCTGACTCAGGCAGCGATTTATCGTTTAGAGCCTGTGAAGGCTTATCCAAGTGATTTTTCGACACTTGCTGATCGGGCTAAATCTGAAGTTGAACAAGATGTTCATCCGCAACTTCAAGATCAGAAACTTGATTTATCCGGAGAAACGAAAATCATGCTTGGCTTTCCGACTTGGTGGCATCAAGCACCAATGATTATCGCTAGTTTCTTTGATAATTACGACTTAAAGGACAAGGAAATTCTGCCCTTTACGACAAGTGGACAAAGCTCGATCAAAGAAAGTCTGCCTTCAGTCAAAAAGTGGGCGATTGCATCAGGAACACATGTCGGTGCTGCTTTAACAGCTAATGCAACAGCAGCTATTACGAAATTCGTCAATGAGAATGACCTTTAAATGGCCAGCGTGATATTAAAAAAGCCAAGAGCAATAAAAACTCTTGGCATTTTTAATAGGTATTCACATTGTGAGGCGTTCATCGATTAAACGATTACCAGCTACCCCGATCTTTCTTAAATTGCTTTCGACATTTAGGACGATAGCGGCAGAACCAACAATAATAAATCGTGCAGCACTGATTTCCGTTTTGTCTAAAATTGACGTCAGATTTTCTTGTGTGAAACGAGCTTTTTTGACGTCGTATTTGAAATGGGCATCATTATTTTTTAACGAAAGAAAGTCCTCATCATAGTAAATTTCTGAGTTGCGATGCGTACTCCAGATTACATGTATTGCTGCCTTGTTAGCGTATTTAACTGCCAAACTTCGTAAAGGTGCAATACCAGTGCCCAAACCATATAAAACCACTGGCTGTTTTTTCTTGGCACTATCAGCTACAACTGCGTCCAACATACCGAATGGCCCTTCTAATTGCACATCGCTGCCGATAGCAACGCGATTAATTGCTTTGGTGAAGTCCCCCAAACGCTGAATTGTAAAAGTCACAACCTTGTGTGATTCGTCTGGAGAAGAAGTGACAGAAAAGGGGTGTGCCTCGCTAGATATAACGGGGTTCTTTTTGAATTTCAAAAAGAAAATATCGCCAGCTCGGTAATCCGCGGCCTTCTGTCCCAATTTAATAACCAATTGCTGCGTGGTTGCATCTAGTGGGAAGTTGCCAATTACCTGTCCGCTATATTTCTTTTGATCATATGAAATGAATTGATGCCAAGCATAAGCAGACAGAGCGAAGATCGTATAAATATCAAAAATGATGATGAAGTTTGTAATACCGCTGATTCGTCCGATCAAGTGAACGTGCAGCCAAATGAGTCCGATGATGACGAAATTCAATCGGTGAATCCACAAAGATAGTTGGTGTTTGAATATAAAATGAAGCTGGTTTTTGATTCTTTTAAGAAACCTCATCCGATCCACTAGCCAGCCTGACATGAAGAAAATAGCATAAGCAATGCTGAAAATTGACAAATACCAGGCATAGTTACCAAGATTTTTAATTGTTTCATCAATCGAAAAAGCCTGTAATTTGTGCAGTGTTGCAAAGGATAAAGCCAAGACGCCCAATAATGCGTGAGCAAAATACATGCTTGGAAGCCCGATCAAACGATCTAACCATCTTGGCCTCGTCGATAAGAAGACAATTGTCAGCCACCAGACATAAGCAACCACGCCGAAACTATAGATTAAAATATTTTGTCTGGTATCAACCAAATTTTGATTTAGGAAATAAACAAGCGGCGCTGGAATGGCTACTAGGATGATCA
The Oenococcus kitaharae DSM 17330 DNA segment above includes these coding regions:
- a CDS encoding ATP-binding cassette domain-containing protein, yielding MSEIDHIEVRGGNVNNLKNIDVDIPLNKFVAISGPSGSGKSSLAMGILYSEGSKRYLDALSTYTKNRIGQAKSAQVRSVKHIPSALALRQRPSIPSDRSTVGSMSEIFNVVRLIFSRLGSVVCPNGHRLEPSMAIAQAMAMSGEKMGQITCPVCGAAFMAKSAEDFSFNSTGACPECHGLGRIRELDPEKIIDDENKTLAEGAVASWRLPGRNFMPTVVANIGVRTDVPYKDLTDKEKDIVLHGEKKQYKVDFRSSTGRVFHTDKALYENAYDAVYDSVKSSKSDRSVARLNAFFHFSTCPVCHGTRLNPDLLTQLVAGLTIVQVGNLTLSQLPEWERQTKAQLPADMQKMAGALFADLDNNLQPLLELGLSYLTLSRNGNSLSTGELQRIELARTLRTETTGVLYVLDEPSIGLHPDNIRGLIHVMRALIAQGNSLVVVDHESSIIAAADWVIEIGPGSGDAGGRVIAEGTPESLTHNPKSLIGPFISGKAQILRPKQAALTDLSKKLHETHLTVSNYFNLHNVAIEFPDNRLTAVTGFSGAGKTSLILDSLVNAIQDKKRGLKLPKQVTELNTDLHEVISVDSSPVGKNGRSTLATYTSIMDNLRHIFASLPAAKAKHFGISYFSYNSKEGACPHCGGTGTMTLDIQYLPDIEEVCPYCHGTRFIDDVQKILWHGYSIVDLLNLSVEAALPVFKSETTIERQLQLLAEVGLGYLHLGESTPSLSGGEAQRLKLAKHLTRGQKGTLFVFDEPSIGLHPRDVQILLGVLDKLKENGATIIVITHDMTIMINSDYLIDLGPKGGSDGGKVMAFGQPLQLIQHPTSITLTYLQKYWDHFQAQTSV
- a CDS encoding iron reductase — encoded protein: MLKRHEAALYATWLIILVAIPAPLVYFLNQNLVDTRQNILIYSFGVVAYVWWLTIVFLSTRPRWLDRLIGLPSMYFAHALLGVLALSFATLHKLQAFSIDETIKNLGNYAWYLSIFSIAYAIFFMSGWLVDRMRFLKRIKNQLHFIFKHQLSLWIHRLNFVIIGLIWLHVHLIGRISGITNFIIIFDIYTIFALSAYAWHQFISYDQKKYSGQVIGNFPLDATTQQLVIKLGQKAADYRAGDIFFLKFKKNPVISSEAHPFSVTSSPDESHKVVTFTIQRLGDFTKAINRVAIGSDVQLEGPFGMLDAVVADSAKKKQPVVLYGLGTGIAPLRSLAVKYANKAAIHVIWSTHRNSEIYYDEDFLSLKNNDAHFKYDVKKARFTQENLTSILDKTEISAARFIIVGSAAIVLNVESNLRKIGVAGNRLIDERLTM
- a CDS encoding flavodoxin, with protein sequence MIIVYFSQSGTTAQAANELHKLTQAAIYRLEPVKAYPSDFSTLADRAKSEVEQDVHPQLQDQKLDLSGETKIMLGFPTWWHQAPMIIASFFDNYDLKDKEILPFTTSGQSSIKESLPSVKKWAIASGTHVGAALTANATAAITKFVNENDL